The Chrysemys picta bellii isolate R12L10 chromosome 12, ASM1138683v2, whole genome shotgun sequence genome has a segment encoding these proteins:
- the LOC135974596 gene encoding olfactory receptor 14A16-like, which produces MSNQTTLTEFLLLGFSDVRELQIWHFVGFLVIYLAALVGNLLIFTAIALDHHLHTPMYFFLMNLSILDVGSISVTVPKSMANSLMNTRSISYAGCVAQVFFLTFFITADFSLLIVMAYDRYVAICQPLHYDTMMNSRACVQMASGAWISGILNSVLHTGNTFALTFCGGNMVDQFFCEIPHLLKLSCSDSYLSEVRVLAFSVCSVLVCFVFMIVSYVQLFKSVLRIPSEQGRHKAFSTCLPHLTVVSLFVFTGSFAYLKPTSSSPSALDLVASVLYSVLPPIVNPIIYSMRNKEIKAALRRLTGCR; this is translated from the coding sequence atgtccaaccaaaccaccctgaccgagttccttctcctgggattctctgatgttcgggagctgcagatttggcACTTTGTGGGGTTTCTAGTGATATACttggcagccctggtggggaatcttctCATCTTCACGGCCATCGCCTTAgaccaccaccttcacacccccatgtacttcttcctgatgaatctgtccatcctagacgttggctccatctctgtcaccgtccccaaatccatggccaactccctcatgaacaccaggtccatttcctatgctggatgtgttgcccaagtctttttCCTCACCTTCTTCATCACAGCGGATTTTTCCCTTCTCATTGTCATGGCGTATGACCGATATGTTGCCatatgccaaccactgcactatgacacaatgatgaacagcagagcttgtgtccaaatggcatcTGGTGCCTGGATCAGTGGGATTCTCAACTCTGTACTACACACCGGGAACACGTTTGCATtgaccttctgtggaggcaacatggtggatcagttcttctgtgaaatcccccatcTACTCAAGCTCTCCTGCTCTGACTCCTATCTTAGTGAAGTTAGGGTTCTTGCATTTAGTGTGTGTTCAGTCTTAGTctgctttgtttttatgattgtgtcatatgttcagctcttcaaatcagtgctcagaatcccctctgagcagggacgacataaagccttctccacctgccttcctcacctcactgtggtctccttgtttgttttcactgggtcctttgcctacctgaaacccacctccagctccccatctgctctGGATCTTGTGGCGTCTGTTCTTTATTCCGTATTGCCACCAATCGTGAATCCAattatctacagcatgaggaacaaagagatcaaagctgccctgaggagactgactgggtgtaggtaa